Proteins from a single region of Mytilus trossulus isolate FHL-02 chromosome 2, PNRI_Mtr1.1.1.hap1, whole genome shotgun sequence:
- the LOC134707111 gene encoding fibroblast growth factor receptor-like 1 isoform X1 produces MDLKLSDLYLFSLMIVISWTGILSQKHDKHEEEDSSPSWKPKSRPAQRDSIVTKNEGNDVKLTCGVNGSPKPDILWYKDGKEFDDTKRPKTKIHRYSLIIRDAQVDDKGDYQCIVRNFHGSLNFTFYVTVIKLTWPLEVEEPQNQTVNEGDDAIFTCRPLNDPEATIKWVKRNQTGLQTSIGKTSDILENKEMLVIRTVTMKDAGHYVCFVGNYFGLKQVDVWLTVIPTPTTTTTTTSTATTPPPTTTTTPTTTTTTTTTTEPTTTTNPTTTTTTAATTTMKAPFWPEPTPDWDNVDEFDNQDDKQRKKDKKKKKKKDKKKKNKKDRKKKKKNKKKNREDTSYMQPEIYDKNYVDTNTPSPDNWFDRTGRIDPNDPYDQETVPEPFNPTSENDQMIPYGENTKDETIDYSDVDFTGKTQGENANQKKSAEKDIDVWTIYIIVGSVAGGVLLIGVVAIVVALCCNRYEEDGYKHTNV; encoded by the exons ATGGATCTGAAATTATCTgatctatatttgttttctttgatgaTAGTAATTAGCTGGACAggaattttatcacaaaaac ATGATAAGCATGAAGAAGAAG actcATCACCAAGTTGGAAACCCAAATCCAGACCAGCACAGCGTGATTCCATAGTAACCAAGAATGAAGGAAATGATGTGAAATTAACTTGTGGTGTGAATGGCAGTCCTAAACCAGACATTTTATGGTATAAAGATGGAAAAGAATTTGATGATACAAAAAGACCAAAG ACAAAGATTCACCGCTACTCACTGATAATAAGAGATGCCCAGGTTGATGATAAGGGAGATTACCAATGTATAGTGAGGAATTTCCACGGCagtctaaattttacattttatgttaCAGTCATAA aACTGACATGGCCTTTAGAAGTAGAAGAACCTCAAAATCAGACTGTTAATGAAGGCGATGATGCTATATTTACTTGCCGACCTCTGAATGATCCTGAGGCCACAATTAAATGGGTGAAAAGGAATCAAACTGGATTACAGACAAGTATTGGTAAAACATCAGAT attttagaaaataaagagatgttaGTTATACGAACTGTTACCATGAAAGATGCTGgacattatgtttgttttgttggtaATTATTTTGGTTTGAAACAAGTGGATGTATGGTTGACAGTCATACCTACACCTACGACTACTACTACAACTACTTCTACTGCAACGACTCCTCCACCAACTACTACGACTACACCAACTACCACAACAACAACTACAACAACAACCGAACCAACTACTACAACAAATCCAACTACAACCACTACAACAGCAGCAACGACAACAATGAAAGCACCATTCTGGCCAGAACCAACACCGGACTGGGATAATGTCGATGAGTTTGATAATCAGGATGATAAACAACGCAAAAAGgataagaagaaaaagaaaaagaaagataagaagaagaaaaataagaaagatagaaagaagaagaaaaagaataaaaagaaaaatagagaAGACACATCATATATGCAACCTGAGATTTATG ATAAAAACTATGTGGACACCAATACACCAAGCCCAGACAATTGGTTTGATAGGACAGGCCGTATCGATCCTAATGATCCATACGATCAAGAAACTGTACCAGAACCCTTTAATCCAACATCAGAAAACGATCAGATGATTCCCTACGGAGAAAACACAAAGGACGAAACAATCGATTACAGTGATGTGGATTTTACTGGCAAAACACAGGGTGAAAATGCAAATCAGAAAAAGTCTGCCGAAAAAGATATAGATGTGtggactatatatataattgtcgGCTCGGTGGCAGGAGGGGTGCTGTTAATTGGAGTTGTGGCTATTGTAGTGGCATTATGTTGTAATCGATATGAGGAGGATGGTTATAAACACACAAATGTTTGA
- the LOC134707111 gene encoding fibroblast growth factor receptor-like 1 isoform X2, which produces MDLKLSDLYLFSLMIVISWTGILSQKHSSPSWKPKSRPAQRDSIVTKNEGNDVKLTCGVNGSPKPDILWYKDGKEFDDTKRPKTKIHRYSLIIRDAQVDDKGDYQCIVRNFHGSLNFTFYVTVIKLTWPLEVEEPQNQTVNEGDDAIFTCRPLNDPEATIKWVKRNQTGLQTSIGKTSDILENKEMLVIRTVTMKDAGHYVCFVGNYFGLKQVDVWLTVIPTPTTTTTTTSTATTPPPTTTTTPTTTTTTTTTTEPTTTTNPTTTTTTAATTTMKAPFWPEPTPDWDNVDEFDNQDDKQRKKDKKKKKKKDKKKKNKKDRKKKKKNKKKNREDTSYMQPEIYDKNYVDTNTPSPDNWFDRTGRIDPNDPYDQETVPEPFNPTSENDQMIPYGENTKDETIDYSDVDFTGKTQGENANQKKSAEKDIDVWTIYIIVGSVAGGVLLIGVVAIVVALCCNRYEEDGYKHTNV; this is translated from the exons ATGGATCTGAAATTATCTgatctatatttgttttctttgatgaTAGTAATTAGCTGGACAggaattttatcacaaaaac actcATCACCAAGTTGGAAACCCAAATCCAGACCAGCACAGCGTGATTCCATAGTAACCAAGAATGAAGGAAATGATGTGAAATTAACTTGTGGTGTGAATGGCAGTCCTAAACCAGACATTTTATGGTATAAAGATGGAAAAGAATTTGATGATACAAAAAGACCAAAG ACAAAGATTCACCGCTACTCACTGATAATAAGAGATGCCCAGGTTGATGATAAGGGAGATTACCAATGTATAGTGAGGAATTTCCACGGCagtctaaattttacattttatgttaCAGTCATAA aACTGACATGGCCTTTAGAAGTAGAAGAACCTCAAAATCAGACTGTTAATGAAGGCGATGATGCTATATTTACTTGCCGACCTCTGAATGATCCTGAGGCCACAATTAAATGGGTGAAAAGGAATCAAACTGGATTACAGACAAGTATTGGTAAAACATCAGAT attttagaaaataaagagatgttaGTTATACGAACTGTTACCATGAAAGATGCTGgacattatgtttgttttgttggtaATTATTTTGGTTTGAAACAAGTGGATGTATGGTTGACAGTCATACCTACACCTACGACTACTACTACAACTACTTCTACTGCAACGACTCCTCCACCAACTACTACGACTACACCAACTACCACAACAACAACTACAACAACAACCGAACCAACTACTACAACAAATCCAACTACAACCACTACAACAGCAGCAACGACAACAATGAAAGCACCATTCTGGCCAGAACCAACACCGGACTGGGATAATGTCGATGAGTTTGATAATCAGGATGATAAACAACGCAAAAAGgataagaagaaaaagaaaaagaaagataagaagaagaaaaataagaaagatagaaagaagaagaaaaagaataaaaagaaaaatagagaAGACACATCATATATGCAACCTGAGATTTATG ATAAAAACTATGTGGACACCAATACACCAAGCCCAGACAATTGGTTTGATAGGACAGGCCGTATCGATCCTAATGATCCATACGATCAAGAAACTGTACCAGAACCCTTTAATCCAACATCAGAAAACGATCAGATGATTCCCTACGGAGAAAACACAAAGGACGAAACAATCGATTACAGTGATGTGGATTTTACTGGCAAAACACAGGGTGAAAATGCAAATCAGAAAAAGTCTGCCGAAAAAGATATAGATGTGtggactatatatataattgtcgGCTCGGTGGCAGGAGGGGTGCTGTTAATTGGAGTTGTGGCTATTGTAGTGGCATTATGTTGTAATCGATATGAGGAGGATGGTTATAAACACACAAATGTTTGA